From the Leptospira biflexa serovar Patoc strain 'Patoc 1 (Paris)' genome, one window contains:
- a CDS encoding Tll0287-like domain-containing protein: MKTNRFRLIFIIFSTFFVWNCQKQTIDYEKIAIEITKEAKSNLQEKLMKAMKEGGTEAAIPFCQENAMAFTKRLGIAKSVTLKRITDRPRNQMNLFSTEEAKIFSEIQKKKSNDGVFPNRVVSSDESVTVYVPIVVMGQCVQCHGKPENITKETKTTLQRFYPNDQAIGYEVGDLRGLFSVRFPK; the protein is encoded by the coding sequence ATGAAAACAAATCGATTTAGACTGATATTCATAATTTTTTCTACGTTCTTTGTATGGAATTGCCAAAAACAGACGATCGATTATGAGAAAATTGCGATCGAAATCACAAAGGAAGCAAAATCAAACTTACAAGAAAAATTGATGAAAGCGATGAAGGAAGGAGGGACAGAAGCTGCGATTCCATTTTGTCAAGAGAATGCAATGGCGTTTACCAAACGATTGGGAATCGCCAAATCAGTGACCTTAAAAAGGATCACAGATCGTCCTCGTAACCAAATGAATCTGTTCTCAACAGAAGAGGCAAAGATTTTTTCTGAAATCCAAAAAAAGAAATCAAACGATGGCGTATTTCCCAATCGAGTTGTTTCGTCGGATGAGTCAGTGACTGTTTATGTACCAATTGTTGTGATGGGACAATGTGTCCAATGCCATGGAAAACCGGAAAACATCACAAAGGAAACAAAAACAACCCTACAAAGATTCTATCCAAATGACCAAGCAATTGGTTATGAAGTAGGAGATCTGAGGGGATTATTTTCCGTTAGGTTTCCAAAGTAA
- a CDS encoding LIC11661 family lipoprotein, with the protein MNPIHSFFVSFFFLTFVWFWNCTNYSTTTSVQAPPTLVSITNNGNSNFTIKVRAQNPEFIFQGYRLYQAATESLAQNPTDTNIGADCLLAQAAVVQPVEYTFEVDPSSNPNTAGVSCRIFATLTPGSYISMRTLGIAVNLANSTSSYRVSLPSNALIVP; encoded by the coding sequence ATGAATCCAATCCACTCGTTTTTTGTTTCCTTTTTTTTCCTTACCTTTGTTTGGTTCTGGAACTGCACCAACTATTCCACCACTACCTCCGTCCAGGCACCGCCCACTCTCGTTTCGATCACCAATAATGGAAATTCCAATTTTACGATCAAAGTAAGAGCCCAAAATCCGGAATTCATCTTCCAAGGGTACAGGCTCTACCAGGCCGCAACAGAGAGTCTTGCCCAAAATCCGACCGACACGAACATAGGTGCCGATTGTCTCTTGGCCCAGGCCGCCGTTGTCCAGCCGGTAGAGTATACGTTTGAAGTGGATCCGTCGTCAAACCCCAATACGGCGGGAGTTTCTTGTCGCATTTTTGCCACACTTACCCCAGGATCCTATATTTCGATGCGGACACTGGGGATTGCGGTGAATTTGGCAAATAGCACCAGTTCGTACCGAGTCTCCCTCCCCTCCAACGCGCTTATTGTCCCATAA
- a CDS encoding glutathione S-transferase family protein, giving the protein MYGLYSHPNSTYSKRVHIYLQYRNLEYETIHVALDKLENRKKTFLAINPYGKVPVLKEGEFLLSESSAIIRYLEEKHSFPNPLFPADLKERALFNQWINQCESEFCFPGSVIYFSKKFIPEEKWETKRMKDSAKRIGRHFDILEQVLNTNQYLIGNQFGLLEILYAPFIEHYEMMDTKVPKSVEDWIHRVMEEPSVKKVLKT; this is encoded by the coding sequence ATGTACGGACTTTATTCGCATCCCAATTCCACTTATAGCAAACGTGTTCACATTTATTTACAATATCGAAATTTAGAATATGAAACCATTCATGTTGCACTCGATAAACTAGAGAATCGAAAAAAAACTTTTTTGGCGATCAATCCTTATGGAAAGGTTCCCGTCTTAAAAGAGGGAGAGTTTCTTTTATCTGAATCATCTGCCATCATCCGTTATTTAGAAGAAAAACATTCATTTCCGAATCCTTTGTTCCCCGCGGACTTAAAAGAGAGGGCTCTTTTCAATCAATGGATCAACCAATGTGAGTCTGAATTTTGTTTTCCAGGCAGTGTGATTTATTTTTCTAAAAAATTCATTCCAGAAGAAAAATGGGAAACCAAACGGATGAAGGATTCTGCCAAAAGGATTGGCAGGCATTTTGATATCTTAGAACAGGTACTCAATACAAACCAGTATCTAATTGGGAACCAGTTTGGACTTCTTGAAATCCTTTATGCCCCTTTTATCGAACACTATGAGATGATGGACACAAAGGTTCCCAAGTCTGTAGAAGATTGGATCCATCGTGTTATGGAAGAACCATCCGTAAAAAAAGTATTAAAAACTTAG
- a CDS encoding DedA family protein: protein MDFLQTLVSIFMQYGYFAVFGILILCGFGLPVPEDISLTAGGVISGLGYANVHIMFLVGMAGVLLGDSFVFWLGSHYGERALSLPVLRTVLHPERFDKVREQFKKYGRWVVFVGRFMPGLRMPIFFTAGTSKQISFFLFLLTDGFAALISVPIWVYLGYYFAHNFDELMGWVRGGQTLILILVFLLIGILVFFWWRRKHREGKGKK, encoded by the coding sequence ATGGACTTTCTACAAACCTTAGTTTCCATTTTTATGCAATACGGTTATTTTGCCGTTTTCGGAATTCTGATCCTCTGCGGATTTGGTCTCCCAGTACCGGAAGACATCTCACTCACTGCCGGTGGAGTGATTTCGGGACTTGGTTATGCGAATGTCCATATCATGTTTCTCGTCGGCATGGCGGGAGTCCTTCTCGGAGACTCGTTTGTATTTTGGCTCGGAAGCCATTACGGGGAAAGGGCGCTGAGTTTACCCGTTTTACGTACCGTTTTACACCCAGAACGATTTGACAAAGTGCGAGAACAGTTCAAAAAATATGGTCGTTGGGTCGTGTTTGTAGGTCGATTTATGCCAGGCCTTCGGATGCCCATTTTTTTTACGGCGGGTACTTCCAAACAAATTAGTTTTTTCTTATTTTTACTTACAGATGGATTTGCTGCCCTCATCTCAGTCCCGATTTGGGTGTATTTAGGTTATTATTTTGCTCATAATTTTGACGAACTGATGGGTTGGGTCCGAGGGGGACAAACCTTAATCCTCATCCTTGTATTTTTACTCATTGGCATTTTGGTTTTCTTCTGGTGGCGGAGGAAACACCGAGAAGGAAAGGGAAAAAAATGA
- a CDS encoding sensor histidine kinase, protein MVTSSYLLSQFANQMKSKGLLILISIRMVIVWIGVVASFLNFGKPPFFIAVSFTIYFLSTSILGKQFIQKSHTSKISNPIIMFFLCIDYLVLLLGFYLAIMAHPIGTKSLPIQNSIFFTLFFLFQLYISFFLHRRFSAVMGVVVILGYLGGIYIAKLNGAEIDFGYQLVPQGPNRVVFVLEFLKLILLAAKTICIVKLVSFLLDILDNNNQKLSEELNQRETTLIQNDRLVTLGSLASNVAHEIKNPLAGIKSMVSYLLSEEKNFLSNKDPLWYEKEKSILWKHRTRKEKREEMDIILQLFHFLERRDLFYFADRCIELGINYKSFEDIPSQDTKSWESIFLWLKYKTMENASILITNAIDRTEKVISTFQQFSKPFSTKEKEKVRISDGIRDILILYHQYWDENRILITDIDDHLETYVNEAAIKLVWSHLIFNAIQATDPKTGEIKVEVKLNPSNQIEIRVIDNGVGIPVDLQKNIFQPFYTTKQKGEGIGLGLYISNSILSEENGSITFFSVPGKTEFIVTLPMMESNTQKEIQNENKSI, encoded by the coding sequence ATGGTGACCTCTTCCTATTTACTCTCCCAGTTTGCCAATCAAATGAAGTCGAAAGGACTCCTCATTTTGATTTCCATTCGGATGGTGATTGTTTGGATCGGGGTAGTCGCCTCATTTTTGAATTTTGGAAAACCTCCGTTTTTCATTGCAGTTTCGTTTACCATTTATTTCCTAAGCACTTCCATTTTGGGAAAACAATTCATCCAAAAATCGCATACAAGTAAAATTTCGAATCCTATCATCATGTTTTTTTTATGCATTGATTACTTGGTTTTGCTCCTTGGTTTTTACTTAGCCATCATGGCTCATCCCATCGGTACGAAATCCTTACCCATTCAAAATTCAATTTTTTTCACATTGTTTTTTTTATTCCAACTCTACATTTCCTTTTTTTTACATAGAAGATTTTCTGCAGTGATGGGTGTTGTTGTGATCCTTGGTTATCTTGGTGGGATTTATATCGCCAAATTAAATGGTGCGGAAATTGACTTTGGATACCAACTGGTTCCGCAAGGTCCCAATCGTGTTGTATTTGTATTAGAGTTTTTGAAATTGATCTTACTTGCAGCGAAAACAATTTGTATTGTCAAATTAGTTTCCTTTTTACTGGATATCTTAGATAATAATAACCAGAAGTTATCAGAAGAATTAAACCAGAGAGAAACCACCTTAATCCAAAATGATCGGCTGGTGACACTTGGTTCACTAGCATCAAATGTTGCCCACGAGATCAAAAATCCACTCGCTGGCATCAAATCAATGGTTTCTTATTTACTATCGGAAGAAAAAAATTTCCTTTCGAACAAAGATCCACTTTGGTATGAAAAAGAAAAAAGTATTCTATGGAAACATCGTACAAGAAAAGAAAAAAGAGAGGAGATGGATATCATTTTGCAATTGTTCCATTTTTTAGAAAGGCGAGACCTGTTTTATTTTGCAGATCGTTGTATTGAGCTCGGTATCAATTATAAAAGTTTCGAAGACATCCCATCACAGGATACAAAATCTTGGGAATCAATTTTTTTATGGCTCAAATACAAGACAATGGAAAATGCTAGTATACTCATCACGAATGCCATCGATCGAACAGAAAAGGTCATTTCTACCTTCCAACAATTTTCAAAACCATTTAGCACAAAAGAAAAGGAAAAGGTGCGGATCTCCGATGGGATTCGAGACATCCTCATTCTCTACCATCAGTATTGGGATGAGAACAGAATCCTTATCACTGATATCGATGATCATTTAGAAACCTACGTCAATGAAGCGGCGATCAAGTTAGTTTGGTCCCACCTAATTTTTAATGCGATCCAAGCAACCGACCCTAAAACGGGAGAGATCAAAGTAGAAGTTAAGTTGAATCCATCCAATCAAATTGAAATCAGAGTGATCGATAATGGAGTCGGGATTCCAGTTGACCTTCAAAAAAATATCTTCCAACCCTTTTATACTACGAAACAAAAAGGAGAAGGGATTGGGCTTGGCCTTTATATTTCAAATTCCATTCTTTCTGAAGAGAATGGTTCGATCACATTTTTTTCTGTCCCAGGCAAAACTGAGTTTATTGTTACCTTACCTATGATGGAATCAAATACACAAAAGGAGATTCAAAATGAAAACAAATCGATTTAG
- a CDS encoding phosphorylase — MLAFDPQLTLITGAFDGEIDLLRNHPKFPHVNPMGIGNLEQAIQTFAYLVKNPQIQQIVFLGSCGVYSWSEIKRNTIVSPNAVYSKELITALGLGKQLPMDPPFYLLQNDPMFADGICNAPSSITLQTMETPPDKIWQTFAFENLELFGLAKVADQFHIPVTAYLVVTNGVGPNGSFEWQTHWRESSNQLQNLFLL, encoded by the coding sequence TTGTTAGCATTTGATCCTCAGCTAACATTAATCACAGGTGCTTTCGATGGGGAAATTGATCTCCTTCGGAACCACCCAAAATTCCCTCATGTAAATCCCATGGGAATTGGAAATTTAGAACAAGCCATCCAAACCTTTGCTTACCTAGTAAAAAATCCACAGATCCAACAAATTGTATTTTTAGGATCCTGTGGTGTCTATTCTTGGAGTGAGATCAAGCGAAATACAATTGTTTCCCCAAATGCCGTATATTCTAAAGAACTGATTACGGCACTTGGTCTTGGAAAACAATTGCCGATGGACCCACCTTTTTATCTCTTACAAAACGACCCAATGTTTGCCGATGGGATTTGTAACGCTCCGAGTTCGATCACTCTCCAAACAATGGAAACCCCACCAGACAAAATTTGGCAGACATTTGCCTTTGAAAATTTGGAGTTATTTGGACTAGCGAAAGTCGCGGACCAGTTTCACATTCCCGTTACTGCTTATTTAGTGGTTACGAATGGTGTGGGTCCAAATGGTTCCTTCGAATGGCAAACTCATTGGCGGGAATCTTCGAACCAATTACAAAATTTATTTTTGTTGTAA
- a CDS encoding PAS domain S-box protein: MIHPVQFISHRPELCEFVLQNGLFGYLVWDTNVGIVYPSPIAIRSMGLSHHQPFPAECILTHSGMRFQSEETTSDFILGRICFDPSNSAGFPFRFHSKEVFELGKRFIILALDAFLDEKEKNLPPILQSAEISRDLFTSSFQYSNIGMEISNPHGEMIEVNPILCEWLGYDSDELKSKSLSDLTHPDDLPIELSYLEKLNQGQIPSFQIKKRYITKSKESIWTILNKSIIRDTLGNPLYYLSQILNMTDSIQSEMELRSISRLLDQMANLAKIGGWDLDLKTNQANWTNITKRIHEVEEDYIPNVENGLSFYHSEESRNKITTAVEALISEGKEYDLELEMVTAKGNQTWIRTNGRAEWENGKVVKIYGIIQDINERKEWEMALASQTSILWSFVEHAPAAVAMLDQEMRYVALSQRWIDDYKIPLSKEEIIGKCHYEIFPNIGEAWKEIHARGLLGEVLKRDEDIWRPPGWDKDQVIQWEIRPWTLLSGGIGGILMFTRDITESYETKLELKKAKELAENAYNAKSEFLANMSHEIRTPLNGIIGYSDLLAETLVDTSFNEYAQIVKQSAHTLLSIVNDILDFSKAEAGKLQLAEVPNDLKNLILEAIKIMDIQAIVHGLDIRLHIDESIPNVLMFDSNRLRQVMLNLIGNAIKFTETGFIECRLTRLESAIKQEVKVRISVKDTGIGIAKENQKKIFDSFTQEDFSTTRKFGGTGLGLAICRQLLQLMKSELKLKSEVGQGSEFFFEIPFRIPEIDPNLLLESTESKFETSKSKETLIQDLPTKILVVEDNAVNMGLMKNFINRILPNVIILEAENGGVAVQVFQKEFPNLILMDIQMPVQNGYDATLAIRKLNKGKNVPIIAVTAGIIDGEKEKCFEVGMNDYLSKPVQKDNLKQLLFKWLEFEYLSIKSK, translated from the coding sequence ATGATACATCCCGTACAATTCATTTCCCATCGTCCAGAGTTATGTGAGTTTGTACTTCAAAATGGATTATTTGGATATTTAGTTTGGGATACAAATGTTGGCATTGTATACCCAAGTCCAATTGCGATAAGGTCTATGGGCTTGTCGCACCACCAACCATTTCCAGCAGAATGTATCTTAACACATTCTGGAATGCGTTTTCAATCGGAAGAAACTACTTCTGATTTCATTCTCGGTAGGATTTGTTTTGATCCGAGTAATAGTGCTGGTTTTCCCTTTCGTTTCCATTCTAAGGAAGTATTTGAATTGGGAAAAAGGTTCATTATACTCGCGTTAGATGCTTTTTTAGACGAGAAGGAAAAAAACTTACCACCCATTTTACAGTCAGCTGAAATTTCTCGGGATTTATTCACTTCTTCCTTTCAGTATTCCAATATTGGTATGGAAATATCCAACCCACATGGAGAGATGATTGAAGTGAATCCGATCCTTTGTGAGTGGCTTGGGTACGATAGTGATGAATTAAAATCAAAATCTTTGTCGGACCTGACACATCCCGATGACCTTCCGATTGAATTATCTTATTTAGAAAAACTCAATCAAGGACAGATACCAAGTTTTCAAATTAAAAAACGATATATAACAAAATCCAAAGAATCCATTTGGACCATATTAAATAAATCGATCATTCGGGATACATTGGGAAATCCACTGTATTATTTGTCTCAGATTTTGAATATGACTGATTCCATTCAATCAGAAATGGAACTTCGATCCATCTCACGACTATTAGACCAAATGGCAAACCTTGCCAAAATTGGTGGTTGGGATTTGGATTTAAAAACAAACCAAGCCAATTGGACCAATATAACAAAACGGATTCATGAAGTAGAAGAAGATTACATTCCCAATGTCGAAAATGGTCTTTCCTTTTATCATAGTGAAGAAAGTCGAAATAAAATCACAACTGCGGTAGAAGCCTTAATCTCAGAGGGAAAAGAATACGATTTAGAATTGGAAATGGTGACTGCCAAAGGTAACCAAACTTGGATTCGAACGAATGGGCGAGCCGAATGGGAAAATGGAAAAGTAGTTAAAATTTATGGGATCATCCAAGACATCAATGAACGAAAAGAATGGGAAATGGCCTTGGCCTCGCAAACGTCCATTCTTTGGTCCTTTGTAGAACATGCACCGGCAGCAGTGGCCATGCTCGACCAAGAGATGCGATATGTTGCCTTAAGCCAAAGATGGATTGATGATTATAAAATTCCATTGAGTAAGGAAGAAATCATTGGAAAGTGCCATTATGAAATTTTTCCTAATATTGGTGAGGCCTGGAAGGAAATTCACGCAAGAGGACTACTCGGTGAAGTATTAAAAAGGGATGAAGACATTTGGAGACCACCAGGTTGGGATAAAGACCAAGTCATTCAATGGGAAATTCGACCTTGGACTTTGTTATCTGGTGGAATCGGTGGAATTCTAATGTTCACAAGGGATATCACCGAATCGTATGAAACCAAGTTAGAGTTAAAAAAAGCGAAGGAATTGGCGGAGAATGCATACAATGCAAAGTCTGAATTTTTAGCAAACATGAGTCATGAAATCCGAACTCCTTTGAATGGAATCATTGGTTATTCCGATTTACTTGCAGAAACTTTGGTGGATACATCATTTAATGAGTATGCTCAAATTGTAAAACAATCTGCCCATACTTTACTTAGTATCGTGAATGATATTTTGGATTTTTCGAAAGCAGAGGCTGGAAAATTACAACTGGCAGAAGTACCAAATGACTTAAAAAACTTAATCCTCGAAGCCATCAAAATTATGGATATCCAAGCCATTGTTCATGGTTTGGATATCCGGTTGCACATAGACGAATCGATTCCAAACGTTTTGATGTTTGATTCCAATCGTTTGCGGCAGGTGATGTTAAACTTGATTGGGAATGCAATTAAGTTTACTGAAACTGGATTCATAGAATGTCGATTGACTCGTTTGGAATCCGCAATTAAGCAAGAAGTGAAAGTTAGGATATCGGTCAAAGATACAGGGATCGGGATTGCAAAAGAAAATCAGAAAAAGATCTTTGATTCCTTTACTCAAGAAGATTTTTCCACCACACGGAAGTTTGGTGGCACTGGGCTTGGACTTGCCATTTGTCGTCAATTACTCCAATTGATGAAGTCTGAATTGAAGCTTAAAAGTGAAGTTGGGCAAGGGAGTGAATTTTTCTTTGAAATCCCTTTTCGAATCCCTGAAATTGATCCCAATCTTTTGTTAGAATCAACAGAATCAAAATTCGAAACTTCAAAATCAAAGGAAACCCTCATACAAGATTTACCTACCAAGATCCTTGTAGTAGAAGACAATGCTGTGAATATGGGTCTCATGAAAAATTTCATCAATCGGATATTGCCAAATGTAATCATATTGGAAGCAGAGAATGGTGGAGTCGCCGTACAAGTATTTCAAAAAGAATTTCCGAATTTGATACTAATGGATATCCAAATGCCAGTACAAAATGGTTACGATGCAACCTTGGCGATTCGTAAGTTAAACAAAGGAAAAAATGTTCCAATCATTGCAGTGACTGCTGGTATCATTGATGGAGAAAAAGAAAAATGTTTTGAAGTGGGTATGAATGATTATTTGAGTAAACCAGTGCAAAAAGATAATTTAAAACAATTACTCTTTAAGTGGTTAGAATTTGAATATCTAAGCATCAAATCGAAATAA
- a CDS encoding deoxyguanosinetriphosphate triphosphohydrolase produces the protein MKKGRNELLNDEEKILATYAVGSRNFGGRAYEEPEHPYRLPFQRDKDRIIHSHAFKRLEYKTQVFVYSEGDHFRNRLTHTLEVAGISKTISKVLGLNEDLSESIALAHDLGHSPFGHAGQEALAELMKDIGGFEHNKQSLRVVQKLERRYPNFPGLNLCEETLLGIMKHGGGYESSNLLEVRRTLGPSLEAMIVDASDEITYSAHDLEDGLESGLLQLEEVKGLMIWKRIDESLPSSEKNSKTEMLSISRSIGRISLNLMVSDLIESIHKILTEYSVNSRESISKLYQKKIKIVQFSEEFQKEFNELKQFLFQNLYRHSEVSRMSERGKETIYLLFKHFESHPESIPESYRNREEEDGRMRVICDYIAGMTDRYAIEKLKREGILWFPY, from the coding sequence ATGAAGAAAGGGAGAAACGAACTCCTAAACGATGAAGAAAAAATCCTTGCAACCTATGCGGTAGGGAGCCGAAATTTTGGCGGTCGAGCATACGAGGAGCCGGAACATCCCTACCGTTTGCCATTCCAAAGGGATAAAGATCGAATCATCCATTCCCATGCCTTCAAACGTTTGGAATACAAAACGCAAGTGTTTGTGTATTCAGAAGGAGATCATTTTCGCAATCGTTTGACACATACCTTAGAAGTTGCGGGGATTTCCAAAACCATCTCCAAAGTCCTTGGTTTGAATGAAGACCTAAGCGAGTCAATTGCCTTAGCTCATGACTTGGGGCATTCTCCTTTTGGGCATGCTGGCCAAGAAGCCCTAGCGGAACTCATGAAAGATATCGGTGGGTTTGAGCATAACAAACAATCACTTCGGGTTGTGCAAAAATTGGAACGTAGGTATCCCAATTTTCCAGGACTCAATTTATGTGAAGAAACTCTTCTAGGTATCATGAAACATGGAGGTGGATACGAGTCATCTAACTTACTTGAGGTGAGAAGGACTCTGGGACCCTCACTTGAGGCGATGATTGTGGATGCTTCCGATGAGATCACCTACAGCGCACATGATTTGGAAGACGGATTAGAAAGTGGACTCCTTCAATTAGAAGAAGTGAAAGGACTCATGATTTGGAAACGCATCGATGAAAGTTTGCCAAGTTCAGAAAAAAATTCAAAAACGGAAATGTTATCAATCTCCCGATCGATAGGTCGCATTTCACTCAACTTGATGGTTTCCGATTTGATCGAATCCATTCATAAAATCTTAACCGAATATTCAGTGAATTCGAGAGAGAGTATATCCAAATTGTACCAAAAGAAAATCAAAATCGTTCAGTTCTCAGAAGAGTTTCAAAAGGAATTCAATGAATTGAAACAGTTTTTGTTTCAGAATTTGTACAGGCATTCGGAAGTGTCTCGCATGAGTGAAAGAGGTAAGGAAACGATTTATTTACTCTTTAAACATTTTGAATCTCATCCGGAATCCATCCCAGAATCGTATCGGAACCGAGAGGAAGAAGATGGAAGGATGAGAGTGATTTGTGATTACATTGCCGGCATGACGGATCGTTATGCGATCGAAAAATTAAAACGAGAAGGAATTCTTTGGTTTCCCTATTGA
- a CDS encoding TRAP transporter TatT component family protein: MNQTKHWSKIALATLVLVSVVACGKSRQVKISASDVTRATTPAKLPADIEKLWKNRQNEQDLRQVLVSLEKFAIENPQYTDVKVMLCRGNYLMSDGHLWLKLTGDADDDAKVKEESIQFYDAAVNWCEAALAMNPKFRDKVVKDGLEVEKALDVLGPEDIDALYWRYASLAKWSRLVGFTTLLSNRSKFSAMVNRVKEIEKAMGKEYFYAATLRYDAASNALSPTGDKKLADKLFEEAIAKHPNYFAVRVLYAESRLKGNEDKFKKQLEFVLKGKPSSLPEIEADQIVEQRKAKKLLDEL; this comes from the coding sequence ATGAACCAAACGAAACATTGGTCAAAAATCGCGCTCGCAACACTTGTGCTCGTATCTGTTGTTGCTTGTGGAAAATCTAGACAAGTGAAAATTTCTGCATCGGATGTAACTCGAGCAACTACACCTGCAAAACTTCCAGCTGACATTGAAAAACTGTGGAAGAATCGCCAAAACGAACAAGACCTTCGCCAAGTGCTTGTTAGTTTAGAAAAATTTGCAATCGAAAACCCACAATACACTGATGTAAAAGTGATGTTGTGCCGTGGTAATTATTTAATGAGTGATGGACATTTATGGCTCAAACTCACTGGTGATGCTGATGATGATGCAAAAGTAAAAGAAGAATCCATTCAATTTTACGATGCAGCCGTAAACTGGTGTGAAGCAGCTCTTGCCATGAATCCAAAATTCAGAGACAAAGTGGTTAAAGACGGACTTGAAGTAGAGAAGGCACTCGATGTACTTGGACCTGAAGACATTGACGCTTTGTATTGGAGATATGCATCTCTTGCAAAATGGTCTCGTTTGGTAGGTTTTACAACTCTCCTTTCTAATCGTTCCAAATTTTCTGCGATGGTCAATCGAGTGAAAGAAATCGAAAAAGCTATGGGGAAAGAATATTTTTATGCAGCAACTCTCAGGTATGATGCAGCTAGTAACGCTCTCTCTCCAACAGGCGATAAAAAATTAGCAGACAAATTATTTGAAGAAGCAATTGCAAAACATCCAAATTATTTTGCAGTCCGAGTCCTTTATGCGGAAAGCCGCCTTAAAGGAAATGAAGACAAGTTCAAAAAACAATTAGAATTTGTCCTCAAAGGAAAACCATCTTCGTTACCTGAAATTGAAGCTGACCAAATCGTTGAACAACGAAAAGCGAAAAAATTACTCGACGAATTATAA
- the argC gene encoding N-acetyl-gamma-glutamyl-phosphate reductase: MKQTKLAIIGAGGLTGKELTSLLSHHPHFQLVHITSNQVDGKHIRDVFPELSHLPDLVFQKHDTQVPKDVHIVLATPNEVSLDKAPEFLKEGRKVIDLSGTFRLHDQVKFEKAYQFPHTKFDMMDQVVFGLPELFREKIKNANFVSNPGCYATSAILPIAILGNLRKNIQGPVVVDAKSGVSGAGGRTEEIKFAYTHVYENFRAYKILSHQHEPEIEEYAFVGSEPKEILFTPHLLPVYRGILSTIYIQFTNPVDPKEIQEKLQAVAEKEPFLRLYKTPEEIEIKKVQNTNFLDLGFKTKGNTLVLVSALDNLVKGAAGQALQNLNLMFGYPENLGLVSI; this comes from the coding sequence ATGAAACAAACAAAACTGGCAATCATCGGTGCAGGTGGGCTCACTGGGAAAGAACTGACAAGTTTACTCTCCCACCACCCACATTTCCAACTCGTTCATATCACTTCTAACCAAGTGGATGGCAAACACATCCGAGACGTTTTCCCGGAACTCAGCCATCTTCCCGATTTGGTCTTCCAAAAACACGACACACAGGTTCCGAAAGATGTTCACATTGTCCTTGCCACACCAAACGAAGTCTCGTTAGATAAGGCACCAGAGTTTCTCAAAGAAGGAAGAAAGGTCATCGATTTGTCTGGAACCTTTCGATTGCATGACCAAGTCAAATTTGAAAAAGCGTATCAGTTCCCACATACAAAGTTTGATATGATGGACCAAGTGGTCTTTGGTCTCCCTGAATTGTTCCGTGAAAAAATCAAAAATGCAAACTTTGTTTCAAACCCAGGTTGTTACGCCACTTCCGCAATTTTACCCATCGCGATCTTGGGAAATCTAAGAAAAAACATCCAAGGCCCAGTCGTCGTGGATGCGAAATCTGGTGTGAGTGGTGCGGGTGGTAGGACAGAAGAAATAAAGTTTGCTTATACACATGTTTACGAAAATTTTAGAGCTTATAAAATCCTAAGCCACCAACATGAACCAGAAATAGAAGAATATGCGTTTGTTGGTTCCGAACCAAAAGAAATCCTATTTACACCGCACCTACTCCCTGTTTACCGAGGAATTTTATCCACCATTTATATCCAATTTACAAATCCTGTGGATCCAAAAGAAATCCAAGAAAAACTGCAAGCAGTGGCGGAAAAGGAACCATTCCTTCGATTGTACAAAACTCCAGAAGAAATTGAGATCAAAAAAGTACAAAATACAAACTTCTTGGATCTTGGATTCAAAACCAAAGGAAATACATTGGTTCTTGTTTCCGCTCTTGACAATTTGGTGAAAGGGGCCGCAGGACAGGCATTACAAAATCTCAATTTGATGTTTGGATATCCGGAAAATTTAGGTCTTGTTAGCATTTGA